The Cucumis melo cultivar AY chromosome 6, USDA_Cmelo_AY_1.0, whole genome shotgun sequence genome includes a region encoding these proteins:
- the LOC103496135 gene encoding protein REBELOTE-like, whose protein sequence is MGKLGKKARKFAKKNLQTVLRRKRKLKSSFKKKAPSRQDEDSVENKDGASKLHNRLNGEADENNVVSLEAIFSEDEYDMLEDDSDSDGYISEEPSSFNTPENEIDNSSEGGIDMINPNDLSDQNKEIHSELTKKIKHLNRLKEKDPEFLKFLETYKAVEPFRDEDTSSDEETINADGLKRDEQSVSSNKNFLLSSSVIDSWCHQVKNKQDLPLFTSLINGYRAACHYGSEAIGNVDAGRCYKIVNSETFSKILIFMLSEADNLFREQLGLLTKSYKKEMILELRNTQKWKTLKPLIKSYLRSSLFLLNEVSETEILRFSLARIRVSVIFFAAFPSLQRRLIKIAVHLWATGEGTISSLSFLIIREMSSVLGSNVSDTCWIKMYKAVIGNCQFAEPILHNHMQFLRDSFVELCSLDVHRSTTRAKVSIQQLTKILNQGLRMKKKEAVQMMRSWQFINCIDLWVKFIGANFQDYDLQTLLYNVIQIINGVAVLFPGPRYLPLRIKCIKWLNYLSRSSGIFIPVASMVLDILEHIIVKEGKNPGVVFHHLSVLQLPKYWLKSQNFVEECVLSTIELLSSHFSQWSHHISFPELATIPLIQLKKFHATSTTENLKRLVKRFIDQVEQNIDFIKKKRDEISFSPNDQQAAESFLQLEKCNSNVPFIQYYKSILDKAASRSLAVDKKFLGANKNKKKRQQHEKNQQIESAANGNVHPEKKRGKKRKT, encoded by the exons GAATGGTGAAGCTGATGAAAACAACGTTGTTTCCCTTGAGGCAATTTTCAGTGAAGATGAATATGATATGCTTGAAGATGATTCCGACAGTGATGGTTACATCTCAGAG GAACCAAGCTCTTTTAACACACCTGAAAATGAAATCGACAATAGTTCTGAAGGTGGCATTG ATATGATTAATCCCAACGATTTATCAGATCAAAACAAAGAAATCCATTCAGAACTCACAAAGAAAATCAAGCATCTGAATAGGTTGAAAGAAAAG GATCCAGAATTCTTGAAGTTTCTGGAAACTTATAAGGCTGTTGAACCTTTCAGAGATGAAGACACT AGTTCTGATGAGGAAACAATCAATGCTGATGGGCTAAAGCGAGATGAACAGAGTGTTAGTTCTAATAAAAACTTCTTGTTGAGTTCCTCTGTCATTGATTCCTGGTGTCATCAAGTCAAGAACAAGCAGGATTTGCCTCTATTTACCAGTCTCATAAATGGGTATCGAGCTGCATGTCACTACGGATCTGAAGCAATAGGCAACGTAGATGCTGGCAGATGTTATAAAATTGTAAACAGTGAAACTTTCTCCAAGATATTAATTTTCATGCTTTCTGAGGCTGACAATTTATTTAGGGAGCAGCTAGGACTCTTGACTAAGAGCTATAAAAAGGAAATGATTTTAGAATTGAGAAACACTCAAAAGTGGAAAACGCTCAAGCCCTTAATCAAGTCATATTTAAGGAGTAGCTTGTTTCTCTTGAACGAGGTTTCAGAAACTGAGATATTGAGGTTCTCTTTGGCTCGAATAAGAGTGTCTGTTATATTCTTTGCAGCTTTCCCTTCTCTGCAGCGCAGGCTCATTAAG ATTGCAGTACATCTGTGGGCAACTGGTGAAGGAACAATATCATCACTCTCATTTCTCATAATACGAGAAATGAGTTCTGTGCTTGGATCTAATGTCTCCGACACCTGTTGGATTAAAATGTACAAGGCTGTCATTGGTAACTGTCAATTTGCGGAACCAATTCTGCATAATCACATGCAATTTTTGAGGGACTCCTTCGTTGAGTTATGCTCTCTTGATGTCCATAGATCTACTACTAGGGCCAAGGTTTCAATCCAGCAACTTACAAAGATACTAAATCAGGGTTTACGAATGAAGAAGAAA GAAGCAGTTCAGATGATGCGCAGTTGGCAATTTATCAATTGCATTGATCTCTGGGTCAAGTTCATTGGTGCAAATTTCCAGGATTATGATTTGCAAACATTGCTCTACAATGTTATTCAGATTATAAATGGAGTGGCTGTATTGTTTCCTGGTCCTAGATATTTACCGTTACGAATTAAATGCATTAAGTGGTTGAATTATCTTTCCAGATCCAGTGGGATTTTTATCCCTGTTGCATCTATGGTGTTGGATATCTTGGAACATATAATTGTCAAGGAGGGCAAGAATCCAGGAGTCGTCTTCCACCACTTGTCTGTCCTACAG CTGCCAAAATATTGGTTGAAGTCGCAGAACTTTGTGGAGGAATGTGTTTTATCTACCATTGAACTTTTATCATCTCACTTTTCTCAATGGAGTCACCATATATCCTTCCCTGAACTCGCTACTATTCCACTTATTCAACTCAAGAAGTTTCATGCGACATCTACAACAGAGAATCTCAAGCGTTTGGTAAAACGTTTTATTGATCAG GTTGAGCAGAATATCGacttcattaaaaaaaagagagatgaaatctCGTTTTCACCCAACGATCAGCAAGCTGCTGAATCATTTCTTCAg CTAGAGAAATGCAACAGCAACGTTCCATTTATACAATATTACAAAAGCATATTGGACAAAGCTGCATCCAGGAGTCTGGCTGTGGATAAAAAG TTCCTTGGAgccaacaaaaacaaaaagaaaaggcagCAGCATGAAAAAAATCAGCAAATTGAATCGGCTGCTAACGGCAACGTACATCCAGAGAAGAAAAGAGGGAAAAAGAGGAAAACTTGA